A genomic window from Heptranchias perlo isolate sHepPer1 chromosome 20, sHepPer1.hap1, whole genome shotgun sequence includes:
- the LOC137336127 gene encoding bone morphogenetic protein 10-like yields MNSLSMQLFACLCALLPFAACSPIDNRADAIEDSRYLLEDDFQEDDSVDFNTLLENMKGEFLKSLNLSGSRPIDAAKVDPPEYMIDLYNRFANDRTSMPSSNIVRSFKNEDISVSNQTDGVRIHSLLFNVSVPRHEEITMAELRLYTLVDTDRRIYEGVDRKVTIYEVNEGEDEGTMKEEHSGHIKLATRQIYGRDSGWETFDVTEAILSWSKSERTTHRLEVHIENMEEEKHEDGDLDIDIKPETKHVPLLIVFSDDRNSIKKEAIEELEQMIDHEQDVTFKNLDAGNFGINLNEEALLQRRSNMLYDTSSRIRRNARGNYCKRSPLYVEFKEIGWDSWIIAPTGYEAYECKGSCYYPLTEQVTPTKHAIVQTLVNLHNPKMAAKACCVPTKLDPISILYLDDAGVVTYKFKYEGMVVAECGCR; encoded by the exons ATGAATTCCTTGTCAATGCAGCTCTTTGCTTGCCTGTGCGCTCTGCTGCCTTTCGCAGCCTGTAGTCCCATCGACAACCGGGCAGACGCAATTGAAGACAGCAGGTATCTTCTAGAAGACGATTTTCAAGAGGACGATTCGGTCGATTTTAACACCCTGCTGGAAAATATGAAAGGAGAGTTTCTGAAGAGTCTGAACTTGTCTGGAAGTCGACCCATCGACGCAGCGAAAGTCGACCCACCTGAGTATATGATTGACCTGTACAACAGATTTGCAAACGACAGAACCTCCATGCCTTCTTCCAACATAGTGAGGAGCTTCAAGAACGAAG ACATTTCAGTCTCCAACCAAACAGATGGTGTGAGGATACATTCTCTCCTCTTCAATGTGTCGGTGCCCCGCCACGAAGAAATCACCATGGCTGAACTCCGGCTATACACCTTGGTAGATACAGACAGAAGAATATATGAGGGAGTGGACAGGAAAGTCACCATCTATGAAGTGAATGAAGGGGAGGATGAAGGGACTATGAAAGAAGAACACTCTGGTCACATAAAATTAGCAACAAGACAAATTTAtggcagagacagtggatgggaGACCTTTGATGTGACTGAAGCCATCCTGAGCTGGTCAAAATCTGAGAGGACCACCCATAGACTTGAAGTGCACATTGAAAATATGGAAGAAGAAAAGCATGAAGATGGAGACCTTGACATAGACATAAAGCCAGAGACCAAACATGTGCCTTTGCTAATAGTGTTCTCTGATGATAGAAACAGCATCAAGAAAGAGGCCATTGAAGAGTTGGAGCAGATGATTGACCATGAGCAAGATGTGACTTTTAAGAACTTAGATGCTGGAAATTTTGGCATCAACTTGAATGAAGAAGCCTTGCTGCAAAGGCGGTCAAACATGCTCTATGATACCTCCTCAAGGATCAGAAGGAATGCCAGGGGGAACTACTGCAAAAGGAGTCCCCTCTACGTAGAATTTAAGGAGATTGGGTGGGATTCCTGGATCATAGCCCCAACAGGATATGAGGCGTACGAGTGTAAAGGCTCTTGCTATTACCCATTGACTGAGCAAGTCACACCAACCAAACATGCCATTGTTCAGACTCTGGTGAATCTCCACAACCCAAAAATGGCAGCTAAAGCCTGCTGTGTCCCCACAAAACTGGACCCCATCTCCATCCTCTATCTGGATGATGCAGGTGTGGTCACGTACAAGTTCAAGTACGAAGGTATGGTCGTGGCAGAGTGCGgctgcagataa